One genomic window of Medicago truncatula cultivar Jemalong A17 chromosome 1, MtrunA17r5.0-ANR, whole genome shotgun sequence includes the following:
- the LOC11422467 gene encoding uncharacterized protein, with product MGVFYHEEEQPNHSKRCKCFATALKEVFTHCQTFGRSRRLSTTSLEEEFPISDLDEEQEVIVSVVRSRAMEKQKNKPGLLRESFSWVYSPTTRELCVTGKMEPKAKEGGNEEQGEKEEFLSVKSCFSMYSSSANGEGFYSVKTNLSRCSSLNEFDLSEYWKRSIIQEFCHCEGWPFGLCRKAVLLPPLPKSPSESWLYRKILSSTKVT from the exons ATGGGTGTTTTCTACCATGAGGAGGAGCAACCAAACCATTCCAAGAGATGCAAATGCTTTGCAACTGCTCTGAAGGAGGTTTTCACACACTGTCAAACTTTTGGTCGAAGTCGAAGGCTTTCGACTACAAGCCTTGAAGAGGAGTTTCCAATTAGTGATCTTGATGAAGAACAGGAA GTGATTGTCTCGGTGGTTAGAAGTCGAGCTATGGAGAAACAAAAGAACAAGCCAGGCCTACTGAGAGAGAGTTTTTCCTGGGTATATTCTCCTACAACAAGAGAATTATGTGTTACTGGGAAAATGGAACCAAAGGCAAAGGAGGGAGGTAATGAAGAACAAGGTGAAAAAGAAGAATTTTTGTCAGTTAAGAGCTGTTTCTCAATGTATTCTTCAAGTGCAAATGGGGAAGGATTTTATTCTGTGAAGACTAACCTTTCAAGATGTTCAAGCTTGAATGAGTTTGATTTGTCGGAATATTGGAAGCGTTCTATAATTCAGGAGTTTTGTCATTGTGAAGGATGGCCTTTCGGTCTCTGTCGTAAAGCTGTGTTACTTCCACCACTGCCTAAGTCACCATCTGAATCATGGTTGTATCGTAAAATACTATCAAGTACCAAAGTtacttga